A section of the Opitutaceae bacterium genome encodes:
- the flgA gene encoding flagellar basal body P-ring formation protein FlgA gives MKSPRSAFTATLLAIVTLLLPVRTFAEAAPESGAADELRARLLSEIAQELSAHFNAEGELQLEVMRPWLPVKGPAEAASGVTARLAEFPTALASTLLLRVRVIEASQEPREETVLCRAQLWRDAWVVQTPADRGAAFDPTQCDARRIDALRERDAIPASFVNSSDWSYLRPVPAGRLLTWRDLSRRALVRKGQVIDVSALDGSLHVSLKALAMQDGGKGETVRVRNLESRREFAALVVGENRAQVRF, from the coding sequence ATGAAGTCTCCTCGCTCCGCATTCACAGCCACCCTCCTTGCCATCGTCACCCTGCTTCTCCCTGTGCGCACGTTCGCCGAGGCGGCGCCCGAGTCTGGTGCCGCGGACGAATTGCGCGCGCGGTTGCTTTCCGAAATCGCACAGGAACTCTCCGCCCATTTCAACGCCGAGGGGGAATTGCAGCTCGAGGTGATGCGTCCGTGGCTGCCGGTCAAGGGACCGGCCGAAGCTGCGTCAGGGGTGACGGCCAGGCTGGCGGAATTTCCCACTGCGCTCGCTTCCACGCTCCTGCTGCGCGTGCGGGTGATCGAGGCATCTCAGGAACCCCGTGAGGAAACGGTCCTCTGCCGGGCCCAACTCTGGCGCGATGCCTGGGTCGTGCAGACCCCGGCCGATCGCGGCGCGGCCTTCGACCCAACCCAGTGCGACGCGCGCCGCATCGATGCGTTGCGCGAGCGCGATGCCATTCCGGCCTCCTTTGTCAATTCGAGCGACTGGTCCTACCTGCGTCCCGTTCCCGCCGGCAGACTGCTGACCTGGCGCGACCTTTCCCGCCGTGCGCTGGTCCGCAAGGGGCAGGTGATCGACGTGAGCGCGCTCGACGGCTCGCTGCATGTCAGCCTGAAGGCGCTCGCCATGCAGGACGGCGGAAAGGGCGAAACCGTTCGTGTGCGCAACCTCGAGTCGCGCCGTGAATTTGCCGCGCTTGTTGTTGGTGAAAACCGCGCACAGGTCCGCTTCTAG
- a CDS encoding DUF1016 domain-containing protein: protein MNAVEIEQAITDLAEQPFDRAEFPYAYADWLAELKAQIHDAQQRAAQALNLELVVLYWRIGNAILERQDRQGWGAKVVDRLSQDLRSAFPEMQGFSVRNLKYMRAFALGWPDLPFVQQVLHKLPWGHNLVLLDKLPGPQTRKWYAAQAIEHNWSRNVLVMQIEARLLERSGKAATNFELTLPKPQSDLARESLKDPYRFDFLGLTEQAQERAVEGALVKHVTEFLLELGAGFAFVGRQVLLDVGGDEFFIDLLFYHLKLRCYVVVELKGGKFQPEHLGQLSFYLTAVDEQVRHPQDNPTIGLLLCKSKNKVVAEYALRQNTHPPHPERQFAREHEGQDARGGTHHRGAGRVAGDRCGHGLPARQATGWSRAAHRRSGR, encoded by the coding sequence ATGAACGCCGTAGAAATCGAACAGGCCATCACCGACCTCGCGGAGCAGCCCTTCGACCGCGCGGAGTTCCCCTACGCCTACGCCGACTGGCTGGCCGAGCTGAAAGCGCAGATCCATGACGCTCAGCAACGCGCAGCGCAAGCGCTCAATCTTGAGTTGGTGGTGCTGTATTGGAGAATCGGCAATGCCATCCTGGAGCGACAAGACCGGCAGGGGTGGGGCGCAAAGGTCGTCGACCGTTTGTCGCAGGACTTGCGCTCGGCCTTTCCGGAGATGCAGGGGTTTTCGGTTCGCAACCTGAAGTACATGCGGGCTTTCGCCCTGGGTTGGCCGGATCTGCCATTTGTGCAGCAGGTGTTGCACAAATTGCCCTGGGGTCACAACCTGGTTTTGCTGGACAAGCTGCCCGGCCCGCAAACCCGCAAGTGGTACGCCGCCCAGGCCATCGAGCACAACTGGTCGCGCAATGTGCTGGTGATGCAGATTGAGGCCCGCTTGCTGGAGCGCAGTGGCAAGGCTGCCACCAACTTCGAGCTGACCTTGCCGAAGCCGCAGTCCGATCTGGCGCGCGAATCGCTGAAAGACCCGTACCGCTTCGACTTTCTCGGCCTGACCGAACAGGCGCAGGAGCGCGCGGTGGAGGGTGCGCTGGTCAAACACGTCACCGAATTCCTGCTGGAGCTGGGCGCCGGCTTCGCCTTCGTGGGGCGGCAGGTGTTGCTGGACGTGGGCGGCGATGAATTCTTCATCGATCTGCTGTTCTATCACCTGAAACTGCGCTGCTATGTGGTCGTCGAGCTGAAGGGCGGGAAGTTCCAGCCCGAGCACCTGGGCCAACTGAGCTTCTACCTGACGGCGGTGGATGAGCAGGTCAGGCACCCGCAGGACAACCCGACCATCGGCCTGCTGTTGTGCAAGAGCAAGAACAAGGTGGTGGCCGAATACGCACTGCGCCAGAACACGCATCCTCCACATCCCGAACGTCAATTCGCGCGAGAGCACGAAGGACAAGATGCGCGAGGTGGAACACATCATCGAGGCGCTGGGAGAGTGGCAGGGGATCGATGTGGCCACGGGCTTCCAGCTCGTCAAGCGACCGGATGGTCGCGTGCTGCGCATCGCCGATCTGGTCGATGA
- the flhA gene encoding flagellar biosynthesis protein FlhA, with the protein MASAAATSPAIVPATSPSKGAGVDLLKRADLIFTGALFMTVLMLLVPLPALALDVMLALQMGVSLLMLLIVIYVKDPPEFAGFPTLLLALTLFRLALNICSTRLILTKGEAGHVIESFGHFVIQGNYIVGFVVFLILVVINFVVITKGAGRIAEVSARFTLDALPGKQMAIDAELNAGIIDEATATARRQKVQKEADFYGAMDGASKFVRGDAIAGILITLVNVIGGFAIGVLQMDMTLSEAATKFTLLSIGDGLVSQIPALIVSVGAGILVTRAAGTGNLGQQIGGQLVRYPRAIGISAAMLAVFGLMPGMPALPFLSLAIVGGYIARILKQQQRVDDASAEIAAATTKAAGSGKAPATGKDGASAAGKSAISEDLRRLVDLDVFAIEIGYGLLPLADAKQGGDLLARVTGVRKTLAREKGILVPPVSVRDNLELEANEYRFLLRGKTVAKGQVQPGRSMAMNVSNSTVALRGLPTREPVFGLEAVWIDEAERKTAELNGYTVVDPSSVMITHVSETLKNVAHLLLGRQDVQTLIDHLKESHPALISELIPDLVNLGIIQRVLQNLLRENLSILNLPLVLECIGDFAGVTKNPDDLSELARRRLGLYFVPELECRPGMLKAATFDPRLEQVLVARIHRTPSEVGLALDPMLGRHLLTEINARVAEFTKENLTPVLVVSTELRLALKRFFEPSFPRLVVLAFQELPATTEIENTAIITIPPQIAARLESPAPALRAA; encoded by the coding sequence ATGGCCTCCGCCGCTGCCACCAGTCCTGCAATCGTACCCGCAACATCGCCTTCGAAGGGAGCCGGTGTCGACCTGTTGAAACGCGCCGATTTGATTTTCACGGGTGCGCTTTTCATGACCGTGCTCATGCTGCTGGTGCCATTGCCCGCACTGGCGCTCGATGTCATGCTCGCGCTGCAGATGGGTGTCTCCCTGCTGATGCTGCTCATCGTGATCTATGTGAAGGATCCGCCCGAGTTTGCCGGATTTCCCACGCTGCTGCTCGCACTCACACTCTTTCGTCTGGCGCTCAACATCTGCTCCACACGGCTGATTCTCACCAAGGGCGAGGCCGGCCACGTGATCGAGTCCTTCGGCCACTTTGTCATCCAGGGCAACTACATCGTCGGCTTCGTCGTCTTCCTGATCCTCGTCGTGATCAACTTCGTGGTCATCACCAAGGGTGCCGGCCGCATCGCGGAAGTGAGCGCGCGGTTCACCCTCGACGCCCTGCCCGGCAAGCAGATGGCCATCGATGCCGAGCTGAACGCGGGCATCATCGACGAGGCGACCGCCACAGCGCGCCGGCAGAAGGTGCAGAAGGAGGCGGATTTCTACGGTGCGATGGACGGTGCGTCCAAGTTCGTGCGCGGCGACGCCATCGCCGGCATCCTCATCACGCTCGTCAACGTCATCGGCGGTTTTGCCATCGGCGTGCTGCAGATGGACATGACGCTTTCCGAAGCGGCGACGAAGTTCACGCTGCTGTCGATCGGTGACGGCCTCGTCTCGCAGATTCCCGCGCTGATCGTTTCGGTCGGAGCCGGCATTCTGGTTACGCGTGCGGCGGGGACCGGAAATCTTGGCCAGCAGATCGGCGGGCAGTTGGTACGCTACCCGCGCGCGATCGGCATCTCTGCGGCGATGCTCGCCGTATTCGGCCTCATGCCCGGCATGCCTGCGCTTCCATTTTTGAGTCTCGCAATCGTCGGCGGTTACATCGCCCGCATTCTCAAGCAGCAGCAGCGCGTCGATGATGCATCGGCGGAGATTGCCGCGGCGACAACCAAGGCCGCGGGCTCGGGCAAGGCACCGGCCACCGGCAAGGACGGTGCGTCCGCCGCGGGAAAATCGGCCATCTCCGAGGATCTGCGCAGACTTGTCGATCTCGACGTGTTTGCGATCGAGATTGGTTACGGGTTGCTGCCCCTTGCGGATGCCAAGCAGGGAGGCGATCTGCTGGCGCGGGTCACGGGAGTTCGCAAGACACTCGCACGCGAGAAGGGCATCCTGGTACCGCCGGTCTCCGTGCGCGACAATCTCGAACTCGAGGCAAACGAGTACCGCTTCCTGCTCCGCGGAAAGACGGTTGCCAAGGGCCAGGTGCAGCCGGGCCGCAGCATGGCCATGAATGTTTCGAACAGCACGGTCGCGCTTCGCGGCCTGCCGACGCGCGAGCCGGTGTTCGGGCTCGAGGCGGTGTGGATCGACGAGGCGGAACGCAAGACAGCGGAACTCAATGGCTACACGGTGGTGGATCCGTCGTCCGTGATGATCACGCATGTTTCCGAGACGCTCAAGAATGTCGCGCACCTGCTGCTCGGCCGCCAGGACGTGCAGACGCTGATCGATCACCTGAAGGAGTCGCACCCCGCGCTCATCTCCGAGCTGATTCCCGACCTCGTCAATCTCGGCATCATTCAGCGAGTCCTGCAGAACCTCCTGCGGGAAAATCTGTCGATTCTCAATCTGCCGCTTGTACTTGAGTGCATTGGCGACTTTGCGGGTGTCACGAAGAACCCCGACGATCTCAGCGAGCTCGCACGCCGGCGACTGGGACTTTATTTCGTGCCAGAGCTCGAGTGTCGCCCGGGAATGCTGAAGGCGGCGACGTTTGATCCAAGGCTCGAGCAGGTGCTGGTTGCGCGCATTCATCGCACGCCGAGCGAAGTGGGGCTGGCGCTTGACCCGATGCTGGGGCGTCACCTGCTGACGGAAATCAACGCGCGCGTGGCGGAGTTCACGAAGGAGAATCTCACGCCGGTGCTTGTGGTCAGCACCGAGTTGAGGCTCGCGCTGAAACGCTTTTTTGAGCCATCGTTCCCGAGGCTGGTGGTCCTGGCCTTCCAGGAGCTTCCGGCGACGACGGAAATCGAGAACACCGCGATCATCACGATCCCGCCGCAGATCGCAGCCCGCCTGGAGTCGCCCGCGCCCGCGCTGCGGGCGGCGTAA
- the flgG gene encoding flagellar basal-body rod protein FlgG, whose amino-acid sequence MNLSLYSAATGMEAQQLNLNTIANNLANVNTPGFKRSKIEFQDLLYQRPRGVGSESGGGNLVPTGVEVGNGSRVAATAKVFTQGQVNATGEKLDVAIQGDGFFEVQRPDGTIAYTRDGSFKLSPTGQVTNNDGLPILSGFQPIPAGATSVNISEGGEVTVQSATGSQTFRLTLTRFANPSGLRSLGGNIFEETSASGTPETGQPGEQGFGHVLQGYIEMSNVNIVEEMVNLIVAQRAYEINSKSIQTSDEMLQSVAQMKR is encoded by the coding sequence ATGAACCTTTCCCTCTACAGCGCCGCAACCGGAATGGAGGCGCAGCAGCTCAACCTCAACACGATCGCCAACAATCTCGCGAACGTGAACACGCCGGGTTTCAAGCGCAGCAAGATCGAGTTCCAGGACCTGCTCTACCAGCGCCCGCGCGGCGTCGGCAGCGAGAGCGGCGGCGGCAACCTGGTCCCGACCGGCGTCGAGGTGGGCAACGGCTCGCGCGTCGCGGCCACCGCAAAGGTCTTCACCCAGGGCCAGGTCAACGCGACGGGCGAGAAGCTCGACGTCGCGATCCAGGGTGACGGCTTCTTCGAGGTGCAGCGTCCCGACGGCACGATCGCCTACACGCGCGACGGGTCGTTCAAACTCTCCCCGACCGGCCAGGTCACCAACAACGACGGCCTTCCCATCCTCAGCGGATTCCAGCCGATCCCGGCCGGGGCGACGTCGGTGAACATCTCCGAGGGCGGCGAGGTCACCGTGCAAAGCGCGACGGGCAGCCAGACGTTCCGCCTCACGCTCACGCGGTTCGCGAATCCTTCGGGCCTTCGCAGTCTGGGCGGCAATATTTTCGAGGAGACAAGCGCGAGCGGCACTCCGGAAACCGGCCAGCCGGGCGAGCAGGGCTTCGGCCATGTGCTCCAAGGCTACATCGAGATGTCGAACGTCAACATCGTCGAGGAAATGGTGAACCTCATCGTCGCCCAGCGCGCCTATGAGATCAACAGCAAGTCCATCCAGACTTCCGACGAGATGCTCCAGAGCGTCGCGCAGATGAAGCGCTGA
- a CDS encoding EscU/YscU/HrcU family type III secretion system export apparatus switch protein encodes MADHNDDSKTELPTDKRKTEAMDRGQFAKTPELQVVAMLVAALGVFSMSLAGGTREVAALATLFWRDLGAARLEISTLPDQLDDVGLVLARVLIPVIVATTAATLLAGGFQTGFRISPKALGVKFERLDIVQGCQRLFSKTTMMHGLIDFLKMLGIGLVLWMAAKNLLSDPLFSAPVESAYLGGFLHRATMEFFAKLLLALGIIAALSYAYERFKTLSEMRMTRQEVKDEHKQSEGDANTKSAMRRMGRRLLQKQMLGAVATADVVVTNPTHFAVALKYERGKDNAPVVLAKGDNRFALRIKALAAEHGVPMVENRPVARMLFSVGRVGEPIPSELYQAVAGILAFVYKTHRLYFHELKMRRTVAESAELRGVA; translated from the coding sequence GAAGACGGAGGCCATGGATCGTGGTCAGTTCGCGAAGACGCCTGAACTTCAGGTCGTCGCCATGCTTGTCGCGGCATTGGGCGTCTTTTCCATGAGCCTTGCCGGTGGCACGCGCGAAGTCGCGGCGCTGGCCACGCTTTTCTGGCGGGATCTCGGTGCCGCGCGACTGGAGATTTCAACCCTGCCGGATCAGCTCGACGATGTCGGACTCGTCCTCGCCCGAGTCCTGATTCCCGTGATCGTTGCCACCACGGCCGCGACTCTGCTGGCGGGTGGGTTCCAGACGGGCTTCCGGATTTCCCCGAAGGCGCTGGGCGTCAAGTTCGAGCGGCTCGACATTGTGCAGGGATGCCAGCGGCTGTTTTCGAAAACCACGATGATGCATGGGCTGATCGATTTTCTGAAAATGCTCGGCATCGGGCTGGTCCTCTGGATGGCGGCGAAGAATCTGCTTTCGGATCCGCTGTTCAGTGCGCCCGTCGAAAGCGCCTATCTCGGAGGATTTCTCCACCGCGCCACGATGGAGTTCTTTGCGAAGCTGCTGCTCGCCCTCGGCATCATCGCCGCCCTGAGCTACGCGTATGAGCGCTTCAAGACGCTGAGCGAGATGCGCATGACGCGGCAGGAGGTGAAGGACGAGCACAAGCAATCCGAGGGCGACGCCAACACCAAGAGCGCCATGCGGCGCATGGGTCGCCGCCTCCTCCAGAAGCAGATGCTTGGTGCTGTCGCGACGGCCGACGTCGTCGTCACCAACCCGACCCACTTTGCTGTCGCGCTGAAATACGAACGCGGCAAGGACAACGCCCCTGTCGTGCTGGCGAAGGGCGACAACCGCTTTGCGCTGCGCATCAAGGCGCTGGCGGCGGAGCACGGCGTGCCCATGGTGGAGAATCGCCCCGTTGCGCGCATGCTTTTCAGCGTGGGCAGGGTGGGCGAGCCGATTCCGAGTGAACTCTACCAGGCCGTAGCCGGCATTCTCGCCTTCGTCTACAAGACCCACCGCCTGTACTTCCACGAATTGAAGATGCGCCGCACCGTCGCGGAAAGCGCGGAACTGCGGGGCGTTGCCTGA
- a CDS encoding flagellar hook-basal body protein, which yields MNVGMYQSAASLSALERWQDAVTQNITSNQVAGFKKRTVNFSTVSAGELEMGDGKVGDSRGQPMYFPRASYGINFSMGETQPTRRELDVALQSDGFFEVQLEDGQRGYTRAGELRIRPDRTLVTAQDTPILSDAGAPIQLLPGGGPVVINADGTIVQNNTQLGRLSVVKFADNSRLRPMSAGVFLSGGMNSQPVERPEILQGYLEGANTAPLREMVDLVNIARAYEANQKLIQARDDALAKTIQSLG from the coding sequence ATGAATGTAGGCATGTATCAAAGCGCTGCGTCACTATCCGCTCTCGAGCGCTGGCAGGACGCGGTTACCCAGAACATTACCTCGAATCAGGTCGCCGGGTTCAAGAAGCGCACGGTCAACTTTTCAACCGTCTCTGCGGGTGAACTGGAGATGGGTGACGGCAAGGTCGGGGACAGTCGTGGGCAGCCGATGTACTTTCCGCGGGCCTCCTATGGGATCAACTTCTCAATGGGCGAGACGCAGCCGACGCGCCGCGAACTCGACGTTGCGCTTCAGAGCGACGGCTTTTTCGAAGTGCAGCTTGAGGATGGACAGCGCGGATACACGCGGGCGGGCGAGCTGCGCATCCGTCCCGATCGCACCCTGGTCACAGCGCAGGACACGCCCATTCTCAGCGATGCGGGTGCGCCGATCCAGTTGCTCCCGGGTGGAGGGCCCGTTGTGATCAACGCCGATGGCACCATAGTCCAGAACAACACCCAGCTTGGCCGGTTGAGCGTCGTGAAATTTGCGGACAACAGCCGGCTGCGTCCGATGTCCGCGGGAGTCTTCCTCAGCGGGGGCATGAACTCCCAGCCGGTTGAGCGTCCGGAAATCCTCCAGGGATACCTCGAGGGAGCCAACACGGCGCCGCTCCGCGAGATGGTGGACCTCGTCAACATCGCCCGCGCCTACGAGGCCAACCAGAAGCTGATCCAGGCCCGCGATGATGCGCTCGCCAAGACGATCCAGAGCCTGGGCTGA
- a CDS encoding OmpA family protein: MAKGGAWKVAYADFVTAMMALFMVLWISSQDKEVLVATSRYFQQPFKSPLTANAGVLNLDGKSASEPSSSSSKADSSQKGGEPQTDPKAVNLQFLNSLAKDFYRLLHMDQDLKDKPIDIQVTSDGLRISLFDRARKPLFVENTAEFTEWGRFVMQNLAWMIDRHKFSVVIEGHTRTGLELKKPDYTAWELSADRANSARRSLTYYAVDPSLIARVTGYSDTRPMPLEPPESETNQRVTISLSLAKREARPQGAAPVATLHP, encoded by the coding sequence ATGGCAAAAGGAGGTGCATGGAAGGTGGCCTATGCGGACTTCGTCACCGCGATGATGGCCTTGTTCATGGTCCTGTGGATCTCGTCCCAGGACAAGGAGGTGCTCGTCGCCACCTCGCGCTATTTCCAGCAGCCGTTCAAGTCGCCGCTCACGGCAAACGCCGGCGTTCTCAATCTCGATGGGAAGAGCGCATCGGAGCCCTCCTCGAGCTCGAGCAAGGCCGACAGTTCCCAGAAGGGCGGGGAACCCCAGACCGATCCGAAGGCCGTCAACCTCCAGTTTCTCAATTCGCTCGCGAAGGACTTCTACCGCCTGCTTCACATGGATCAGGATTTGAAGGACAAACCCATCGACATCCAGGTGACGAGCGACGGCCTGCGCATCTCGCTTTTCGATCGCGCGCGCAAACCGCTCTTTGTTGAAAACACGGCGGAGTTCACGGAATGGGGGCGCTTCGTCATGCAGAACCTCGCGTGGATGATCGATCGCCACAAGTTTTCCGTCGTTATCGAAGGCCATACCCGCACGGGACTGGAGCTCAAGAAGCCCGACTACACGGCTTGGGAGCTTTCGGCCGATCGGGCGAACTCCGCGCGGCGAAGCCTCACGTACTATGCGGTTGATCCGAGTCTGATCGCGAGGGTGACCGGCTATTCGGACACCCGCCCCATGCCGCTTGAACCGCCGGAGTCGGAAACCAACCAGCGCGTCACCATCAGTTTGTCCCTGGCCAAGCGCGAGGCCCGGCCACAAGGAGCTGCTCCCGTCGCAACACTGCACCCATGA
- a CDS encoding flagellar GTP-binding protein, translating to MSPSAAAIAENRSPANAIYKLVVRSADEAVQAIRTQLGENAKVLSVRQLPGQGLSGLFGRPRLEVIAQIDSGETAESAQPSKDPAASSPTPNAAEQLQDDAKASGRATVSASAARAASPALQLPDLLRRSGFSETLVARLQTAPAGASPAPLHRALADFGQTLRTSSTSQASRPLPSRVAFMGTAGSGRTTALSKWLSQCVFVQGRKGRVIKAEFDRPNLAEGLSVFCEALGLSLDHHVPGEPGERTIPDVAAKEFVFVDLPALSLQPSENAGMVRFLDTERIDGRVLVLNALHDLSSLRAAYNAGRAAGATHLVFTHLDELGQWGKLLDFLIDADVAPLFLATGPSLTGDLEVDAVGAVLRKTLPGS from the coding sequence ATGTCCCCTTCCGCTGCTGCCATTGCTGAAAATCGTTCCCCGGCCAATGCGATCTACAAGCTCGTCGTGCGGTCTGCGGATGAGGCGGTTCAGGCGATTCGGACGCAGCTCGGCGAAAACGCCAAGGTCCTGTCCGTAAGGCAGCTTCCCGGCCAGGGACTCTCGGGACTCTTCGGTCGCCCGCGGCTCGAGGTGATTGCTCAGATCGATTCGGGTGAAACCGCTGAGTCTGCGCAGCCCTCGAAAGACCCGGCCGCGTCGTCGCCGACACCAAACGCGGCGGAACAGCTTCAGGATGACGCAAAGGCATCCGGCAGAGCGACCGTTTCGGCTTCTGCGGCGCGGGCAGCGTCGCCGGCCCTGCAGCTTCCCGATCTGCTTCGACGTTCCGGATTTTCCGAGACATTGGTCGCGCGACTGCAGACTGCTCCAGCGGGTGCGTCTCCCGCTCCGCTGCATCGTGCGCTCGCGGATTTCGGTCAGACGTTGCGCACTTCGTCCACCTCCCAAGCCTCTCGGCCGCTGCCATCGCGCGTGGCATTCATGGGCACGGCCGGATCGGGTCGAACGACGGCTCTTTCGAAGTGGCTGTCACAGTGCGTTTTTGTTCAGGGGCGCAAGGGCCGGGTGATAAAGGCCGAGTTCGATCGTCCCAACCTTGCGGAAGGGCTTTCCGTTTTCTGCGAGGCGCTCGGACTTTCGCTGGATCACCATGTTCCCGGCGAACCCGGTGAGCGCACGATCCCTGATGTCGCGGCGAAGGAATTTGTTTTCGTCGATCTTCCGGCGCTCTCCCTGCAGCCGTCGGAAAACGCCGGCATGGTTCGTTTTCTCGACACCGAGCGCATCGACGGCCGCGTGCTGGTCCTCAATGCGCTGCATGATCTTTCAAGCCTGCGCGCGGCCTACAACGCGGGCCGGGCGGCCGGTGCCACGCACCTGGTTTTCACGCATCTCGACGAGCTCGGTCAGTGGGGAAAGCTCCTCGATTTCCTGATCGATGCCGACGTGGCGCCGCTCTTCCTCGCCACCGGACCGAGTCTGACGGGCGACCTCGAGGTGGATGCCGTGGGCGCCGTCCTTCGAAAAACGCTCCCGGGCTCCTGA
- a CDS encoding FliA/WhiG family RNA polymerase sigma factor, with product MKHAAVAYAQPAAAANAWRAYQTSSGSVDEKELIERYLPLVRNVVDRIKINLPAHVDVDDLYSVGVTGLIAAVRKYDPEQGHTFAGYASTRIRGAVLDELRRLDWCPRRARAKAKKLKESINELEQKLGRAASEEEVREYLGLTPKEYAKWMEEARPVCFVAIDQTTENEESDGTSLHELIADESDVSIRDRMEKEELMQLMAQRIAELPEIPKKIIAMYYHQNMRLAEIAAVFNLTESRICQIHAQTVIGLRAYLKRVRDK from the coding sequence ATGAAACACGCCGCAGTCGCCTATGCCCAGCCCGCAGCCGCCGCCAACGCCTGGCGCGCCTATCAAACCTCCAGCGGTTCCGTCGATGAGAAGGAACTCATCGAACGCTACCTGCCGCTGGTCAGAAATGTCGTCGATCGAATCAAAATCAACCTGCCGGCGCATGTCGACGTCGACGATCTCTACAGCGTCGGCGTCACCGGCCTGATCGCCGCCGTCCGCAAGTACGATCCCGAGCAGGGCCACACCTTCGCGGGTTACGCCAGCACGCGCATCCGCGGCGCCGTGCTCGATGAGCTGAGACGCCTCGACTGGTGTCCGCGCCGCGCGCGTGCGAAGGCAAAGAAGCTCAAGGAGTCGATCAACGAGCTCGAGCAGAAGCTCGGGCGCGCCGCGAGCGAGGAGGAGGTGCGCGAGTATCTCGGTCTCACGCCGAAGGAATATGCCAAGTGGATGGAGGAGGCCCGTCCCGTGTGTTTCGTGGCGATCGATCAGACGACCGAAAACGAGGAAAGCGACGGCACTTCACTGCATGAATTGATCGCCGACGAGAGCGACGTCTCCATCCGCGACCGCATGGAGAAGGAGGAGCTGATGCAGCTCATGGCCCAGCGCATCGCCGAACTTCCGGAGATTCCCAAGAAGATCATTGCGATGTACTATCACCAGAACATGCGGCTCGCGGAAATCGCGGCGGTCTTCAACCTGACCGAGTCCCGCATCTGCCAGATTCACGCTCAGACGGTTATTGGGCTGCGAGCCTACCTCAAGCGCGTGCGCGACAAGTGA
- the motA gene encoding flagellar motor stator protein MotA yields MLILIGSFIVVASTLGGFMLAGGNPLVLLHVSEFVVILGVAAGILVIASPATVMKEMVHKVQLAAFGKGVGRAEYFDLLKMLYEIFMVGRRNGLIALEEHVMNPSQSAIFKKYPGITANKERMDFLINGIKPVIDGKIKPDQLEELMSAEMNAKAEESDHPVHLLQMVGDSLPAIGIVAAVLGIINTMSAIAEGPEAVGEKVAAALTGTLLGIFVAYGFVLPLSNRIRFMNQTDGQYLRCILVAVASFAKGLAPLTAVEIARRSLDSAVQPGGEELESTLKGMPAGR; encoded by the coding sequence ATGCTCATTCTGATCGGCAGTTTTATCGTTGTCGCCTCGACACTCGGCGGCTTCATGCTCGCTGGCGGCAACCCGCTGGTGTTGCTGCATGTATCGGAGTTCGTGGTGATTCTGGGAGTGGCGGCCGGCATTCTGGTGATCGCGAGTCCGGCCACCGTGATGAAGGAGATGGTCCACAAGGTCCAGCTGGCCGCCTTCGGCAAGGGCGTGGGCAGGGCGGAGTATTTCGATCTGCTGAAGATGCTCTACGAGATCTTCATGGTGGGTCGCCGAAACGGCCTGATCGCCCTCGAGGAGCATGTGATGAATCCGTCACAGAGCGCGATTTTCAAGAAGTACCCGGGAATCACAGCCAACAAGGAGAGGATGGATTTCCTCATCAATGGCATCAAGCCGGTGATCGACGGAAAAATAAAGCCCGACCAGCTCGAGGAGCTCATGTCCGCCGAGATGAATGCGAAGGCCGAGGAGAGCGATCATCCGGTGCATCTGCTGCAGATGGTCGGTGATTCACTGCCCGCGATCGGAATTGTCGCGGCGGTGCTGGGCATCATCAACACCATGAGCGCGATTGCCGAGGGCCCCGAGGCTGTCGGCGAGAAGGTCGCCGCGGCGCTCACGGGCACGCTGCTCGGCATCTTCGTCGCCTACGGATTCGTGCTCCCGCTCTCGAACCGCATCCGGTTCATGAATCAGACGGACGGCCAGTACCTGCGCTGCATTCTGGTGGCGGTCGCAAGTTTTGCGAAGGGCCTCGCGCCGCTGACCGCGGTGGAGATTGCGCGCCGCTCGCTCGACAGCGCGGTTCAGCCGGGTGGCGAGGAACTCGAATCAACCCTCAAGGGAATGCCCGCGGGCCGATAG